A stretch of Kiloniellales bacterium DNA encodes these proteins:
- a CDS encoding dienelactone hydrolase family protein, protein MRLLAKRLRLGAVAVCGVLAACSTVSLESFESASPNGAGFTGLLDGSGEPVTVRGILRRPAGPGPFPAVIYIHGSVGPQLYHETVWLSTFRSLGFATYQINAFLPRGVITTVGRQDSVTEASLVNDVFAAAEALARLPDIDPERIGVMGSSKGGIAALVSGKRSFQRARLPGDLTLAFHIALYPYCHTHETYDFDAPVLVMSGGEDRWVGWENCAELVEAMREAGVEASFRLYAGAVHSWDSMLPFRLLVPGADGFAKCRFEVRNDGTFTDLNDGAQLTSAKAIERAARACIRTGAQYAAGDSEVRDASVRDVVAFVRGLGYGQPETERTQPDF, encoded by the coding sequence GTGAGACTGCTGGCAAAGCGACTCCGGCTCGGGGCTGTCGCCGTCTGCGGCGTTCTGGCGGCCTGCAGCACGGTCAGCTTGGAGAGCTTCGAGAGCGCCAGCCCGAACGGGGCGGGCTTCACCGGCCTGCTCGACGGCAGCGGCGAGCCGGTCACGGTGCGCGGCATCCTGCGGCGGCCGGCCGGACCCGGTCCCTTTCCGGCGGTCATCTACATCCACGGTTCGGTCGGCCCGCAGCTCTATCACGAGACCGTCTGGCTCTCGACCTTCCGGTCGCTTGGCTTCGCGACCTATCAGATCAACGCCTTCCTGCCGCGCGGCGTGATCACCACGGTGGGCCGCCAGGACAGCGTCACCGAGGCGTCTCTCGTGAACGACGTCTTCGCTGCGGCCGAGGCCCTGGCGCGCCTTCCCGACATCGATCCCGAGCGGATCGGGGTCATGGGCTCGTCGAAAGGCGGGATCGCCGCGCTGGTCTCGGGCAAGCGGAGCTTCCAGCGGGCCCGGTTGCCGGGCGATCTCACCCTCGCCTTTCACATCGCCCTCTATCCCTATTGCCACACCCACGAGACCTACGACTTCGATGCGCCGGTCCTGGTCATGTCCGGCGGCGAAGACCGCTGGGTCGGCTGGGAGAACTGTGCCGAGCTGGTCGAAGCGATGCGGGAAGCCGGCGTCGAGGCCAGCTTCAGGCTCTATGCTGGCGCGGTGCACAGCTGGGACAGCATGCTGCCCTTCCGCCTGCTGGTGCCCGGCGCCGACGGCTTCGCGAAGTGCCGTTTCGAGGTGCGGAACGACGGCACCTTCACCGACTTGAACGACGGCGCCCAACTGACCAGCGCGAAAGCGATCGAGCGGGCCGCCAGGGCCTGCATCAGGACCGGTGCGCAGTATGCCGCCGGCGACTCCGAAGTCCGGGACGCGAGCGTGCGCGACGTCGTCGCCTTTGTCCGGGGGCTCGGCTACGGCCAGCCAGAGACCGAGCGCACGCAGCCCGATTTCTGA
- a CDS encoding PLP-dependent aspartate aminotransferase family protein produces the protein MSDEPALQPETLAAQALHAVDPASGGVVPPIQPSTTFARDEHYRLISPGHGYSRDENPTYEAAEALLARLEGGRAARLFASGKAAAAAVVQALEPGDHVVAPRVMYWGVRQFLVDFAARWGLGLDFFDGTDTEALARAIRPGQTKLVWIETPCNPTFDVIDIAAAARLARDAGARLAVDSTVASPVLTRPLELGADLVMHSATKYLNGHSDVVAGALAVREEDSFWAGVCSNRAGYGAVLGPFEAWLLLRGMRTLYLRVRQASASALAIARHFDGRAEVAAVLYPGLGSHPGHEIARRQMDGGFGGMLSLQVAGGAEAALAVATQCRVFQRATSLGGVESLIEHRATIEGPGSPIPDDLLRLSVGIEAADDLIADLERAFDGRP, from the coding sequence ATGTCCGACGAGCCCGCGCTTCAGCCGGAAACCCTGGCCGCCCAGGCCCTGCACGCGGTCGACCCGGCCTCGGGCGGGGTGGTGCCGCCGATCCAGCCCTCCACCACCTTTGCGCGCGACGAGCACTATCGGCTGATCTCGCCGGGACACGGCTACAGCCGCGACGAGAACCCGACCTACGAGGCGGCCGAAGCCCTGCTGGCCCGGCTCGAGGGGGGGCGCGCGGCCCGGCTCTTCGCCTCGGGCAAGGCAGCGGCGGCCGCCGTGGTGCAGGCGCTCGAGCCCGGCGACCACGTGGTTGCACCCCGGGTCATGTATTGGGGGGTGCGTCAGTTCCTGGTCGACTTCGCGGCGCGTTGGGGCCTGGGCCTGGACTTCTTCGACGGCACCGACACGGAAGCCCTGGCGCGGGCCATCCGGCCCGGCCAGACCAAGCTGGTGTGGATCGAGACGCCCTGCAACCCGACCTTCGACGTGATCGATATCGCGGCAGCCGCGCGGCTCGCTCGCGACGCGGGGGCGCGGCTCGCGGTCGATTCGACGGTCGCCAGCCCCGTGCTGACACGGCCCCTGGAACTCGGCGCCGACCTGGTCATGCACTCGGCCACCAAGTACCTCAACGGCCACAGCGATGTGGTGGCCGGGGCGCTGGCCGTTCGCGAGGAGGACAGCTTCTGGGCCGGGGTCTGCAGCAACCGCGCCGGCTACGGGGCGGTGCTCGGGCCCTTCGAGGCCTGGCTGCTGCTGCGCGGGATGCGCACGCTCTACCTGCGGGTCCGCCAGGCCAGCGCCTCGGCCCTGGCGATCGCGCGCCATTTTGACGGGCGCGCCGAAGTCGCTGCCGTGCTCTATCCGGGTCTGGGCAGCCATCCCGGTCACGAGATCGCCAGGCGGCAGATGGACGGCGGGTTCGGCGGCATGCTCTCGCTGCAGGTCGCCGGCGGTGCCGAGGCGGCCCTGGCCGTGGCCACGCAGTGCCGGGTCTTCCAGCGGGCGACCTCGCTCGGCGGGGTGGAGAGCCTGATCGAGCACAGGGCCACCATAGAGGGGCCTGGGAGCCCGATACCGGACGATCTGCTCAGGCTGTCCGTCGGCATCGAGGCGGCCGACGACCTGATCGCCGACCTGGAACGGGCATTCGACGGCCGGCCCTGA